The region CAGCGGACCGAGGGGTGTGGGGAAGACCTCGGTCGCCCGGATTTTTGCCAAGGCCATCAATTGCAATCAGGGGGAACCAGGGGTCCCCTGCAACCAGTGCCGGTCATGCATCGAAATCACCAACGGATCGTCCGTTGATGTCCAGGAAATTGACGGGGCATCCAACCGGGGGATCGACGAGATCAGGGAACTCAGGGAAAGCATTAAGTATATGCCGTCCTCGAGCAAGTACCGGATCTATGTCATCGATGAGGTGCATATGCTGACGCTTCCGGCCTTCAATGCCCTCCTCAAGACCCTTGAAGAACCGCCGCCCCATGTGAAATTCATATTTGCCACCACCGAGTCCCACAAGGTGCCCGTCACCATCCTTTCCCGGTGCCAGAGATATGATTTTAAACGGATCCCTGCGGCAGACATCATCGCCCACCTGAAAAAGATCGCATCGAATGAAGGGATTGATATCGCGGTTTCAGGTCTGGGCATCATCGCGCGAGAGGCCGAAGGGAGCATGCGGGACGCCCAGAGTCTGATGGATCAGGTGATTTCATTCAGCGGCGAGTCGGTCCGGGACAAGGATATCACCGACATTTTAGGGATCATTGACCGGGAGATCATCCTGGAGTCATCCGCGGCCATCCTTGAAAAGGCGCCGGACCGGTGTCTCGATATCGTGGAAAGAATATATAATTACGGGTATGATATTAAGGAATTCTATCGCGCCCTCATGCAGCAGTTCAGGAATCTCCTGGTTCTTCTGATAGCCCCTGAAAATGACCTGATCGATGTGAGCGACGGCGATAAAGACGAGATCAAGAAACAGGCTGAAATGGCCGGGGAGGAAAAACTCCATCTCCTCCTGAATTTTCTGATCAACAGAGAGGAGGACCTGAGATTCACCTCTCACCCCCGGTTGGTCTTGGAAACCACCATGGTCAAACTGTGCAGCCTCGGCGATATCCTTTCTTTTGAAGCACTCCTGAAGAGAATGGCCGCGCTGGAACAAAGACTGGCAGGGGCCGCACCGAGTGCCGTCGAGACCGCCGGTCCGGCGGGTCCTGAACGGCTTTCAGATCCCGGTGCAGGGTGGCGGTCTGAAAAGCTCGAAACCCCTGACAGACCCCCCCCTGATCCTATTCAACAGGGGAAGGGCCCCCCTGGGGGGGGGCGTCCACAGAGAGGCTGGGATGAGTTTCTGGCTTTTATGGCGACCCGGAGCAGGGCTGCACACAGCATTCTCAAAGACTGGCGGCCATTGAAATTGACCGCGGATGCCCTGGAAATTGAGGGGCAAACAGAGTCCTTTTCCTCACGCTACTTTGACGACCCGGAACGGTATACCCAACTCATGGCCCATTGCCGGGAATTTTTTGGCAGGGAGATGAAGATCACCCTGAGCGCCCATGGCCGCTCATCCCCCCACCCTCCAAAACAAACACCCGAAAAGAAGGCCGTCAAAGGTCCGCAAAGGGAGGATGACACCCTCCCCAGGACGGCTCAGGATGTCCTGAACCTCTTTGACGGACATATGATGGAAGAAAATCTGCATTCAGACAAAACAGATAATATAGGAGGAACCGTTGATGAAAGGAATGCCTAACATGGGCCAACTCCTGAAACAGGCCCAGAAATTTCAGAGCAAAATGGCGGAACTGCAAGAAGAGTTGAACCAACGGACCGTGGAGGCGTCAGCCGGCGGGGGAATGGTTACGGCTGTGGCCAACGGCAGGCAGGAGGTACTTTCCATTGCCATCGACCCCGA is a window of Deltaproteobacteria bacterium DNA encoding:
- the dnaX gene encoding DNA polymerase III subunit gamma/tau → MAYQVLARKWRPQVFQDVIGQEHVAQTLMNAIKTERLAHAYLFSGPRGVGKTSVARIFAKAINCNQGEPGVPCNQCRSCIEITNGSSVDVQEIDGASNRGIDEIRELRESIKYMPSSSKYRIYVIDEVHMLTLPAFNALLKTLEEPPPHVKFIFATTESHKVPVTILSRCQRYDFKRIPAADIIAHLKKIASNEGIDIAVSGLGIIAREAEGSMRDAQSLMDQVISFSGESVRDKDITDILGIIDREIILESSAAILEKAPDRCLDIVERIYNYGYDIKEFYRALMQQFRNLLVLLIAPENDLIDVSDGDKDEIKKQAEMAGEEKLHLLLNFLINREEDLRFTSHPRLVLETTMVKLCSLGDILSFEALLKRMAALEQRLAGAAPSAVETAGPAGPERLSDPGAGWRSEKLETPDRPPPDPIQQGKGPPGGGRPQRGWDEFLAFMATRSRAAHSILKDWRPLKLTADALEIEGQTESFSSRYFDDPERYTQLMAHCREFFGREMKITLSAHGRSSPHPPKQTPEKKAVKGPQREDDTLPRTAQDVLNLFDGHMMEENLHSDKTDNIGGTVDERNA
- a CDS encoding YbaB/EbfC family nucleoid-associated protein; amino-acid sequence: MKGMPNMGQLLKQAQKFQSKMAELQEELNQRTVEASAGGGMVTAVANGRQEVLSIAIDPEVVDPDDVEMLQDLILAAVNDALSRARDMTNEEMGKLTKGMNIPGMPGLM